Proteins encoded within one genomic window of Candidatus Binatus sp.:
- a CDS encoding CoA transferase, which yields MMLAMPLDGVRILDFTWVVAGPVATRILADHGAEVIKVERKEPPQLGNRKLGLQCDLNRGKLSVALNMQHPRGVELARRLAAKSDVVMDNFSARVMRSWGMDYESLAAVKPDIICISMSGLGHTGPRSSYVSYGPTLQALTGFTMLMAEADGTPAGYGYSYADTCGGYTGALAALIALWNRHRTGRGQFVDLSQFEAVTSVIGPALLDISANGRTQPAPGYNSQEGPAAPHGVYKCRPLDGDDDRWVAIAVRTGPEWRRFVTAIGSPSWASDPQFRTLYLRMHNSAELDANVSRWTAEHSAEDAMAILQRAGIAAGVVENGIDLCARDPQLKERGFWPAVATGRGTTTNVTGIPFKLSGGSGKVRSIAPEVGENFDYVLGELLGLGRAQRDELVAAGAVWP from the coding sequence ATGATGCTGGCGATGCCGCTGGACGGCGTCCGCATCCTCGATTTCACCTGGGTCGTCGCCGGCCCGGTCGCGACGCGCATCCTCGCCGACCACGGCGCGGAGGTCATCAAGGTCGAGCGCAAGGAGCCGCCGCAACTCGGCAATCGCAAGCTCGGCCTCCAATGCGACCTCAATCGCGGCAAACTTTCGGTCGCGCTCAACATGCAGCACCCGCGCGGCGTCGAACTCGCCCGCCGCCTCGCCGCCAAAAGCGACGTCGTGATGGACAATTTTTCCGCCCGCGTGATGCGCAGTTGGGGGATGGACTACGAAAGTCTCGCCGCCGTCAAGCCCGACATCATCTGCATCAGCATGTCCGGCCTGGGCCACACCGGCCCGCGCTCCAGCTACGTCAGCTACGGACCGACCCTGCAAGCCCTGACCGGCTTCACCATGCTGATGGCCGAAGCCGACGGCACGCCCGCCGGCTACGGCTATTCGTACGCCGACACCTGCGGCGGTTACACGGGCGCACTCGCGGCGCTCATCGCCCTTTGGAATCGCCACCGCACCGGCCGCGGCCAGTTCGTGGATCTCTCGCAGTTCGAGGCCGTCACCAGCGTGATCGGTCCCGCGCTGCTGGACATCTCCGCCAACGGCCGGACGCAGCCGGCGCCCGGCTACAATTCCCAGGAAGGCCCCGCCGCACCGCACGGCGTTTACAAATGCCGCCCGCTTGACGGCGACGACGACCGATGGGTCGCGATTGCGGTGCGCACCGGCCCCGAGTGGCGCCGATTCGTCACCGCGATTGGCTCTCCATCGTGGGCGAGCGATCCGCAGTTCCGCACGCTCTACCTGCGCATGCACAATAGCGCCGAGCTCGACGCCAACGTTTCACGCTGGACCGCGGAGCACAGCGCCGAAGACGCGATGGCGATCCTCCAACGCGCCGGCATCGCCGCCGGCGTCGTCGAAAACGGCATCGATCTCTGCGCGCGCGATCCTCAACTGAAAGAGCGCGGCTTCTGGCCCGCCGTCGCAACCGGAAGGGGCACGACGACTAACGTCACCGGCATCCCGTTCAAGCTTTCCGGCGGGTCGGGAAAAGTTCGCTCGATCGCGCCCGAAGTCGGCGAGAATTTCGACTACGTGCTCGGCGAGTTGCTCGGCCTGGGCCGCGCACAGCGCGATGAATTGGTCGCCGCTGGCGCCGTCTGGCCCTGA